From a region of the Streptomyces puniciscabiei genome:
- the crcB gene encoding fluoride efflux transporter CrcB, translated as MTAPEAESLRVRPAPRRSEWRAQIPVVAVVALGGALGACARYGLALAWPTPPGGFPWATFCTNVIGCAVIGVFMVLITDVWAAHRLVRPFFGTGVLGGFTTFSTYAVDIRRLVDAGRPGLGLGYLAATPCAALAAVWLASVAARRVLIGRKR; from the coding sequence ATGACAGCCCCGGAAGCCGAGAGCCTCCGTGTCCGCCCCGCCCCACGGCGGTCTGAATGGCGTGCCCAGATACCCGTCGTCGCCGTGGTCGCCCTCGGCGGCGCCCTCGGCGCGTGCGCCCGCTACGGCCTCGCCCTGGCCTGGCCCACGCCGCCCGGCGGATTCCCCTGGGCGACCTTCTGCACCAACGTGATCGGCTGCGCGGTGATCGGGGTCTTCATGGTGCTCATCACCGACGTGTGGGCCGCGCACCGCCTCGTACGCCCCTTCTTCGGCACCGGCGTGCTCGGCGGCTTCACCACCTTCTCCACCTACGCCGTCGACATCCGCAGGCTGGTCGACGCGGGCCGCCCGGGCCTCGGGCTCGGCTATCTCGCCGCGACGCCGTGCGCGGCGCTCGCCGCGGTGTGGCTGGCCTCGGTCGCCGCCCGCCGGGTGCTGATCGGGAGGAAGCGATGA
- a CDS encoding SMP-30/gluconolactonase/LRE family protein: MDRPTALVPQHYLSLGAHGPEDVVADADGRVLTGVADGRILRVHGLGDPRTARVEVVAETGGRPLGLEPLPDGGLLACDAERGLLRVDPGGAVRVLADSVAGERLRFCSNVVALPDGTVYFTVSSRRYPLEQWIGDIVEHTGSGRLLRLTPEGGEPEVLLEGLQFANGLALSGDGSFLVIAETGACRLTRYHLTGPRAGHAGLFAALPGMPDNLWREGPDGPLWVALASPRVPPLDLLHRTPPTVRAAAARAAVHAPYRPSGTTAVMALDDTGGTVRHLTRRRSGFRMVTSVCATGDHLVLGSLWEPGIAVCARPGAA, encoded by the coding sequence ATGGACCGACCCACGGCACTCGTCCCGCAGCACTACCTCTCCCTGGGCGCCCACGGTCCCGAGGACGTGGTGGCCGACGCGGACGGGCGCGTGCTGACCGGAGTGGCGGACGGCCGGATCCTGCGCGTCCACGGCCTCGGCGACCCGCGCACGGCCCGGGTGGAGGTGGTGGCCGAGACGGGCGGCCGTCCGCTGGGACTCGAACCGCTCCCGGACGGCGGTCTGCTGGCCTGCGACGCGGAACGCGGCCTGCTGCGCGTCGACCCCGGCGGTGCCGTACGCGTGCTCGCGGACTCGGTGGCGGGGGAGCGGCTCCGCTTCTGCAGCAACGTCGTCGCCCTGCCGGACGGCACGGTGTACTTCACCGTCTCCAGCCGCCGCTACCCACTGGAGCAGTGGATCGGCGACATCGTCGAGCACACCGGCAGCGGACGCCTGCTCCGCCTCACCCCCGAGGGCGGTGAGCCGGAAGTCCTGCTGGAGGGGCTGCAGTTCGCCAACGGCCTGGCCCTGAGCGGCGACGGTTCCTTCCTGGTCATCGCCGAGACGGGCGCCTGCCGCCTCACCCGGTACCACCTCACCGGCCCGCGCGCCGGCCACGCCGGCCTCTTCGCCGCGCTGCCCGGCATGCCGGACAACCTCTGGCGCGAAGGCCCCGACGGCCCGCTCTGGGTCGCGCTCGCCAGCCCCCGGGTCCCGCCGCTGGACCTCCTGCACCGCACCCCGCCCACCGTGCGCGCCGCCGCCGCCCGGGCCGCCGTACACGCGCCGTACCGCCCGAGCGGGACGACCGCGGTGATGGCCCTCGACGACACCGGAGGGACCGTCCGGCACCTCACCCGCCGCCGCTCGGGCTTCCGCATGGTCACCAGCGTCTGCGCGACCGGGGACCACCTCGTCCTGGGCAGCCTGTGGGAGCCCGGCATCGCGGTCTGCGCACGGCCCGGCGCCGCCTGA
- a CDS encoding glycosyl hydrolase 53 family protein, giving the protein MKFHPRRTTRALLLPLTAGLALTFLPAQTAQAASTLTNGGFEADGTGVATPTGWSEYGDTGASYTEAGGHSGGYRLTQYASSAYKVETYQYLPGLANGNYTLTAWVRSSGGQNAAYIALKNCGSAEQRTDLPISSSGWIRIVTPIKVTNNQCTISVNSDANAGNWINVDDLTFASGTTGTSIHGADISSLAKSEAKGGVYKTASGTTGDALAILKSYGMNYARLKVWVDPADGFNDKTHVLAMAKRIKAQGMKLLVDFHYSDSWADPGRQNKPAAWVGHTYSQLKTDVYNHTYDVLNALKAQGTTADMVQIGNEINAGILWSEGSTDNWSQLAGLLNSGYNAAKAVSSSTVVALHLAKGGDKSGTEWWFDNAVAAGVKFDAIGLSYYGYWHGPLSDFQTTLDDAASRYGKPVFVAETAYPFTLAQDDSLENQIDTSGELVNGYPATVAGQTKWMNDVASIVEAVPNGRGLGVFYWEATWTAVTGNGWDPTDATSGNGWENQALFGYDDKALSSMTWFSHR; this is encoded by the coding sequence ATGAAGTTCCATCCCAGACGCACCACCAGAGCCCTGCTGCTGCCGCTCACGGCCGGGCTCGCCCTCACCTTCCTGCCCGCGCAGACCGCGCAGGCCGCGAGCACCCTCACCAACGGCGGCTTCGAGGCCGACGGCACCGGCGTGGCCACCCCCACCGGCTGGTCCGAGTACGGCGACACCGGCGCCTCGTACACCGAGGCCGGCGGCCACAGCGGCGGTTACCGCCTCACCCAGTACGCGTCCTCGGCCTACAAGGTCGAGACGTACCAGTACCTGCCGGGGCTGGCCAACGGCAACTACACCTTGACCGCATGGGTCCGCTCAAGTGGTGGGCAGAACGCCGCGTACATAGCGCTCAAGAATTGCGGGAGTGCGGAGCAGCGCACCGATCTGCCCATCTCGTCCAGTGGGTGGATCAGGATCGTCACGCCGATCAAGGTGACCAACAACCAGTGCACCATCAGCGTCAACAGTGACGCGAACGCCGGCAACTGGATCAACGTTGACGATCTGACCTTTGCTTCCGGCACCACTGGTACATCCATCCATGGTGCCGACATCTCCTCCCTCGCCAAGAGCGAGGCCAAGGGCGGTGTCTACAAGACCGCCTCCGGCACCACCGGTGACGCCCTCGCCATCCTGAAGTCGTACGGCATGAACTACGCCCGGCTGAAGGTCTGGGTGGACCCGGCCGACGGCTTCAACGACAAGACGCACGTCCTGGCGATGGCCAAGCGGATCAAGGCACAGGGCATGAAGCTGCTGGTCGACTTCCACTACTCGGACAGCTGGGCCGATCCGGGCCGGCAGAACAAGCCGGCCGCCTGGGTGGGCCATACATACAGTCAACTCAAGACGGACGTGTACAACCACACCTACGACGTGTTGAACGCCTTGAAGGCGCAAGGCACCACCGCCGACATGGTCCAGATCGGCAATGAGATCAATGCCGGCATCCTGTGGTCCGAGGGCTCGACGGACAACTGGAGCCAGCTCGCCGGCCTGCTCAACTCCGGTTACAACGCGGCCAAGGCGGTCAGCTCCTCCACGGTCGTCGCGCTGCACCTGGCCAAGGGCGGGGACAAGTCCGGCACGGAGTGGTGGTTCGACAACGCGGTGGCGGCCGGCGTGAAGTTCGATGCGATCGGCCTGTCGTACTACGGCTACTGGCACGGCCCGCTCTCCGACTTCCAGACCACCCTGGACGACGCGGCCTCCCGCTACGGCAAGCCGGTGTTCGTCGCGGAGACGGCCTACCCGTTCACCCTGGCCCAGGACGACTCCCTGGAGAACCAGATCGACACCAGCGGCGAGCTGGTGAACGGCTACCCGGCGACCGTGGCCGGGCAGACCAAGTGGATGAACGACGTGGCGAGCATCGTGGAGGCCGTCCCGAACGGCCGCGGTCTCGGCGTCTTCTACTGGGAGGCCACCTGGACCGCCGTCACCGGCAACGGCTGGGACCCCACCGACGCCACCTCCGGCAACGGCTGGGAGAACCAGGCCCTGTTCGGCTACGACGACAAGGCGCTCTCCTCCATGACGTGGTTCAGCCACCGCTGA
- a CDS encoding undecaprenyl-diphosphate phosphatase yields the protein MSAISVGQAVVLGVVEGVTEFLPVSSTGHLKIAEGLMHIPVDDKSVVGFSAVIQVGAIAAVLVYFFKDIKRIVSAWFRGLTNREERYHHDYKFAWWVIYATIPIVLVGLAAKPLIDGPLGSLWVVAGSLILGSVVMWCADQMGRHKRGEDDTSFKDAMWVGCSQILALLFPGFSRSGATMSTALILDLDRVAATRLSFFLGIPALTGAGIYELKDALGAGVGAAPLAVGTIVSFVVAYASIAWLLKFVAKHSFNAFVIYRIIIGAGLLGLLGAGVLSA from the coding sequence ATGAGCGCCATCTCCGTCGGTCAGGCCGTCGTCCTCGGAGTAGTCGAGGGGGTGACCGAGTTCCTCCCGGTGTCCTCCACCGGTCACCTGAAGATCGCCGAGGGACTCATGCACATCCCCGTCGACGACAAGTCCGTCGTCGGTTTCTCCGCCGTCATCCAGGTCGGCGCCATCGCCGCCGTGCTCGTGTACTTCTTCAAGGACATCAAGCGGATCGTCTCCGCCTGGTTCCGCGGTCTGACCAACCGCGAGGAGCGCTACCACCACGACTACAAGTTCGCCTGGTGGGTCATCTACGCCACCATCCCGATCGTCCTGGTCGGCCTGGCCGCCAAGCCGCTGATCGACGGTCCGCTGGGGTCCCTCTGGGTCGTCGCCGGCTCCCTGATCCTCGGCTCCGTGGTGATGTGGTGCGCGGACCAGATGGGCCGGCACAAGCGCGGTGAGGACGACACCTCGTTCAAGGACGCGATGTGGGTCGGCTGCTCGCAGATCCTCGCCCTGCTCTTCCCCGGCTTCTCCCGCTCCGGCGCCACCATGTCCACCGCGCTCATCCTGGACCTGGACCGTGTCGCCGCCACCCGTCTGTCGTTCTTCCTCGGCATCCCGGCCCTGACCGGCGCCGGCATCTACGAGCTCAAGGACGCCCTCGGTGCGGGCGTCGGCGCGGCCCCGCTGGCCGTCGGCACGATCGTGTCCTTCGTGGTCGCCTACGCCTCCATCGCCTGGCTGCTGAAGTTCGTCGCCAAGCACTCCTTCAACGCGTTCGTGATCTACCGGATCATCATCGGCGCCGGCCTGCTCGGCCTGCTCGGTGCGGGCGTGCTCAGCGCCTGA
- a CDS encoding DUF190 domain-containing protein produces the protein MTSLTGRALRLTVYIGEDDTWHHKPLYSEIVHRAHAAGLAGASVFRGIEGFGASSRIHTSRLLSLSEDLPVAVVVVDTEERVRAFLPQLDELVDEGLVTLEECEVVRYVGRSGEPGDTDPKGKKSL, from the coding sequence ATGACCTCACTCACCGGCCGGGCCCTCAGGCTGACCGTCTACATCGGCGAGGACGACACCTGGCACCACAAGCCCCTCTACTCCGAGATCGTGCACCGCGCGCACGCGGCCGGCCTCGCCGGGGCGAGCGTCTTCCGGGGCATCGAGGGCTTCGGCGCCTCCTCCCGCATCCACACCTCCCGCCTGCTCTCCCTGAGCGAGGACCTGCCCGTGGCGGTCGTCGTCGTGGACACCGAGGAGCGCGTACGGGCCTTCCTGCCGCAGCTCGACGAACTGGTCGACGAAGGTCTCGTGACCCTGGAGGAGTGCGAGGTGGTCCGGTACGTGGGGCGCTCCGGGGAGCCGGGGGACACGGATCCGAAGGGTAAGAAGTCGTTGTGA
- a CDS encoding FadR/GntR family transcriptional regulator, whose protein sequence is MEAVLAHLRGAIERGEYAIGDKLPSEAELCRTLEVSRPVLREALRALQTMGLTVSRTGKGTFVVANAVEDPTFGDYAASDLLEVRRHIEIPVAGYAAARRTPEDLDHLAHLLDRMERETDTTAWVAMDTLFHLAVAEAAQNPVFRRVIEEIRDALARQSAFLNELGGRREQSNREHRAIVEALIDGSEHDAVQAMSHHLDRVETTLTDIVRPQRTDDLPTEGGPEA, encoded by the coding sequence ATGGAAGCGGTGCTCGCCCACCTCCGCGGCGCCATCGAACGCGGCGAGTACGCCATCGGGGACAAGCTCCCCTCCGAGGCCGAGCTGTGCCGCACCCTCGAGGTGTCCCGGCCCGTGCTGCGCGAGGCGCTGCGCGCGCTGCAGACGATGGGCCTCACGGTCTCCAGGACCGGCAAGGGCACCTTCGTCGTCGCGAACGCCGTCGAGGACCCCACGTTCGGCGACTACGCGGCCAGCGACCTCCTGGAGGTCCGCCGGCACATCGAGATCCCCGTCGCCGGATACGCGGCCGCGCGCCGCACCCCGGAGGACCTGGACCACCTGGCCCACCTGCTCGACCGCATGGAGCGGGAGACGGACACCACCGCGTGGGTCGCGATGGACACCCTCTTCCACCTGGCCGTGGCCGAGGCCGCCCAGAACCCGGTCTTCCGCCGGGTCATCGAGGAGATCCGCGACGCACTGGCGCGTCAGTCGGCCTTCCTCAACGAGCTGGGCGGGCGCCGCGAGCAGTCCAACCGCGAGCACCGGGCCATCGTCGAGGCGCTGATCGACGGTTCCGAACACGACGCGGTGCAGGCCATGAGCCACCACCTGGACCGCGTCGAGACGACCCTCACCGACATCGTGCGTCCCCAGCGGACGGACGATCTCCCCACGGAAGGCGGACCCGAGGCGTGA
- the crcB gene encoding fluoride efflux transporter CrcB, which translates to MNWLLVIAGAVVGAPLRYLTDRAVQARHDPVFPWGTFVVNVTGCLALGLLTGAFSAGAAGPHLQLLLGTGFCGALTTYSTFSYETLRLAEAGSGLYAAANVVASLVAGLAAAFAGVSLAAALWS; encoded by the coding sequence GTGAACTGGCTGCTCGTCATCGCGGGGGCCGTGGTCGGCGCACCGCTGCGCTACCTCACCGACCGTGCCGTGCAGGCCCGCCACGACCCGGTCTTCCCCTGGGGCACCTTCGTGGTGAACGTCACCGGCTGTCTGGCCCTCGGGCTGCTCACCGGCGCCTTCTCCGCCGGAGCGGCCGGGCCCCACCTACAGCTGCTCCTGGGCACCGGATTCTGCGGCGCGCTGACGACGTATTCGACCTTCTCGTACGAGACCCTGCGGCTGGCCGAGGCAGGCTCCGGCCTGTACGCCGCGGCCAACGTCGTGGCGAGCCTGGTGGCCGGGCTCGCCGCCGCCTTCGCGGGTGTCTCGCTCGCCGCCGCCCTGTGGTCCTAG
- a CDS encoding asparaginase: MYSSSPADAPLVREPLHAPVAHLIRGGVVEGIHYGSVVVLDADGTVEFQLGDIEAAFYPRSAVKPLQAVAMLRAGLPLDGELLSLAAASHSGEERHLAGTRRILELAGLTEGDLRNVPDMPFDPVVRDSWVREGRLPSRLAQNCSGKHAAMLWTAKLNGWSLQDYLGPEHPLQQAIQEIVEDLTGQRVARVTVDGCGAPLFSISLHGLARALSRITSAAPGTPEAKVADAMRSHAEMASGSGRDVAALMRAVPGLLAKDGFEGVQVAALPDGRAVAVKIADGANRARVPVAAAALARAGVDPGLLTEFAGEPLLGGGEPVGCVQAVRALDPLPFTACA; encoded by the coding sequence ATGTACAGCAGTTCTCCCGCCGACGCACCCCTCGTCCGCGAACCCCTTCACGCCCCGGTCGCCCACCTCATCCGCGGTGGAGTCGTCGAGGGCATCCACTACGGCTCCGTCGTCGTCCTCGACGCCGACGGCACGGTGGAGTTCCAGCTCGGCGACATCGAGGCCGCGTTCTACCCGCGCTCGGCCGTCAAGCCCCTCCAGGCCGTGGCGATGCTGCGGGCCGGGCTGCCGCTCGACGGAGAACTGCTGTCCCTCGCCGCCGCGAGCCACTCCGGCGAGGAGCGTCACCTCGCCGGCACCCGGCGCATCCTCGAACTCGCCGGGCTGACCGAGGGCGACCTGCGCAACGTCCCCGACATGCCGTTCGACCCGGTCGTCCGGGACTCCTGGGTGCGCGAGGGCCGCCTGCCCTCCCGGCTCGCCCAGAACTGCTCCGGCAAGCACGCGGCCATGCTGTGGACCGCCAAGCTCAACGGCTGGTCGCTGCAGGACTACCTCGGCCCCGAGCACCCGCTCCAGCAGGCGATCCAGGAGATCGTCGAGGACCTGACCGGCCAGCGGGTCGCCCGGGTCACCGTCGACGGCTGCGGCGCACCGCTGTTCTCCATCTCCCTGCACGGCCTCGCCCGCGCCCTGTCCCGGATCACCTCCGCGGCCCCGGGCACGCCCGAGGCCAAGGTCGCCGACGCGATGCGCTCGCATGCCGAGATGGCCTCCGGCTCGGGGCGTGATGTCGCCGCGCTGATGCGGGCGGTGCCGGGGCTGCTGGCCAAGGACGGGTTCGAGGGCGTGCAGGTCGCCGCGCTGCCGGATGGCCGTGCCGTCGCCGTGAAGATCGCCGACGGGGCGAATCGGGCGCGGGTTCCGGTGGCGGCGGCGGCGCTCGCTCGCGCGGGCGTGGACCCTGGCCTGCTGACCGAGTTCGCAGGGGAGCCACTGCTCGGTGGTGGCGAGCCGGTGGGCTGCGTTCAGGCCGTACGTGCGCTGGATCCGCTTCCGTTCACCGCTTGCGCGTGA
- a CDS encoding beta-galactosidase, with amino-acid sequence MPDTSPRGLTRLAFGGDYNPEQWPEGVWQEDVRLMREAGVTMVSVGIFSWALLEPAPGEYDFGWLDRVLGLLHENGIRVDLGTPTVAPPAWFYRAHPEALPVTAEGLRYEFGSRGAICHSNADYRAAAKAITTKLAERYGDHPALALWHVHNEYGVPVSACYCDSCADRFRRWLAQTYGTVDAVNEAWGTAFWGQRYTAFEQINPPRATPTVGNPGQALDYKRFADATIRENFRAERDILHRLSPGVPVTTNFMTALSQCDSMDYWAWGREVDLVTNDHYLITDGRRTHVNLAMAADLTRSVAGGAPWLLLEHSTSGVNWQPRNPAKAPAQMARNSLAHVARGSEGAMFFQWRQSRRGAEKFHSAMLPHGGTETRVWREVVELGAAVDSLSAIRGTRTEADVAMLWDWQSWWAQNLAWRPSEDHDPRERADAFYEALYDRHLTVDFAHPEADLSAYPLVVVPALYLMTEAAGNNLTEYVENGGTLLVSYFSGIVDEHDAVHEGAYPGALRDVLGLTVEEFSPLLKDERVRLTGPDGSELSGDVWTEFVVPRGAETVWAYADGLTAGRPAVTRHRHGRGTAWYVSTRLDAAGLDALVGRAADDARIAPRADLPRDVEVVRRSGESGTYLFAINHTAGDTKVPLDAPGTELLTGERAAGRLAVPAGAVRVVRLDG; translated from the coding sequence ATGCCGGACACCAGCCCCAGGGGCCTCACCAGGCTCGCCTTCGGTGGGGACTACAACCCCGAGCAGTGGCCGGAAGGCGTCTGGCAGGAGGACGTCCGGCTGATGCGCGAGGCCGGCGTCACGATGGTGAGCGTCGGGATCTTCTCCTGGGCCCTGCTGGAACCGGCTCCGGGGGAGTACGACTTCGGCTGGCTGGACCGGGTCCTCGGCCTGCTGCACGAGAACGGCATCCGCGTCGACCTGGGCACGCCCACCGTCGCGCCGCCCGCCTGGTTCTACCGCGCGCACCCGGAGGCGCTGCCGGTCACCGCCGAGGGCCTGCGCTACGAGTTCGGCTCGCGCGGTGCGATCTGCCACAGCAACGCCGACTACCGCGCCGCCGCCAAGGCCATCACCACCAAGCTCGCCGAGCGCTACGGCGACCACCCCGCGCTCGCGCTCTGGCACGTGCACAACGAGTACGGCGTCCCCGTCTCGGCCTGCTACTGCGACTCCTGCGCCGACCGCTTCCGTCGCTGGCTCGCCCAGACGTATGGCACCGTGGACGCCGTCAACGAGGCCTGGGGGACTGCCTTCTGGGGCCAGCGCTACACCGCCTTCGAGCAGATCAACCCGCCCCGGGCCACCCCGACCGTCGGCAACCCGGGCCAGGCCCTCGACTACAAGCGGTTCGCCGACGCCACCATCCGCGAGAACTTCCGCGCCGAGCGCGACATCCTGCACCGCCTCTCGCCCGGCGTCCCGGTGACCACCAACTTCATGACCGCCCTCAGCCAGTGCGACTCCATGGACTACTGGGCCTGGGGCCGCGAGGTCGACCTCGTGACCAACGACCACTACCTGATCACCGACGGCCGCCGCACCCACGTCAACCTGGCGATGGCCGCCGACCTCACCCGCTCGGTCGCCGGCGGCGCCCCCTGGCTGCTCCTGGAGCACTCCACCTCGGGCGTCAACTGGCAGCCCCGCAACCCCGCCAAGGCGCCCGCCCAGATGGCCCGCAACTCCCTGGCCCATGTGGCCCGCGGCTCCGAGGGCGCGATGTTCTTCCAGTGGCGCCAGTCCCGGCGCGGCGCCGAGAAGTTCCACTCGGCGATGCTCCCGCACGGCGGCACCGAGACCCGGGTGTGGCGCGAGGTCGTCGAACTCGGCGCGGCCGTCGACTCGTTGAGCGCCATCCGGGGCACCCGCACCGAGGCCGACGTGGCCATGCTGTGGGACTGGCAGTCCTGGTGGGCGCAGAACCTCGCCTGGCGCCCCAGCGAGGACCACGACCCGCGCGAACGCGCCGACGCCTTCTACGAGGCCCTCTACGACCGCCACCTCACGGTCGACTTCGCCCACCCGGAAGCCGACTTGTCGGCCTATCCCCTTGTCGTCGTACCGGCGCTGTACCTGATGACAGAGGCGGCCGGGAACAACCTCACCGAGTACGTCGAGAACGGCGGCACCCTCCTGGTGTCGTACTTCTCCGGCATCGTCGACGAGCACGACGCCGTGCACGAGGGCGCCTACCCGGGCGCGCTGCGCGACGTCCTCGGCCTGACCGTCGAAGAGTTCTCGCCCCTGCTGAAGGACGAGCGGGTGCGCCTCACCGGCCCCGACGGCTCCGAGCTGAGCGGGGACGTGTGGACCGAGTTCGTCGTGCCGCGCGGCGCCGAGACCGTGTGGGCGTACGCCGACGGCCTCACCGCGGGCCGTCCGGCCGTCACCCGGCACCGGCACGGCCGGGGCACCGCGTGGTACGTCTCCACCCGCCTGGACGCGGCGGGTCTGGACGCACTCGTCGGCCGGGCGGCCGACGACGCCCGGATCGCCCCCCGCGCCGACCTGCCCCGGGACGTCGAAGTCGTCCGCCGCAGCGGCGAGTCCGGGACCTACCTCTTCGCGATCAACCACACCGCCGGCGACACCAAGGTGCCGCTGGACGCGCCCGGCACCGAGCTGCTGACGGGCGAGCGCGCCGCGGGCCGCCTCGCGGTCCCGGCGGGGGCCGTCCGGGTAGTACGACTCGACGGCTGA
- a CDS encoding amino acid permease produces the protein MSEQHLKDETRPSSGHVDAGDAGYSKGLKHRHVNMIAIGGAIGTGLFLGAGGRLADAGPSLFVAYAVCGVFAFLVVRALGELVLYRPSSGAFVSYAREFLGEKGAYTAGWMYFLNWATTGIADITAVATYTHYWGMFSDIPQWFIALIALAVVLTVNLISVKIFGELEFWFAIVKVGALVVFMAIGIFLLVTQHPVAGHHPGPSLITDNGGVFPNGLLPMLLIIQGVVFAYASVELVGVAAGETENPEKIMPKAINSIMWRVGLFYVGSVVLLSMLLPWNQYSAGESPFVTVLSHIGVPAAGDVMNLVVLTAAMSSLNSGLYSTGRILRSMAMSGSAPKFTARMSRSQVPYGGILLTSGICVLGVGLNYVVPADAFEIVLNFAAIGILATWGMIMLCHLLFWRKTQRGELIRPSYRLPGSPWTEGVTLAFLAAVLVLMYADGGAGRTTVLCLPLIVAALVAGWYAIRGRISRTSTGADA, from the coding sequence GTGAGCGAGCAGCACCTCAAAGACGAGACGCGCCCCTCGTCCGGCCATGTCGACGCCGGAGACGCCGGCTACAGCAAAGGCCTGAAGCACCGGCACGTCAACATGATCGCCATCGGCGGAGCCATCGGCACCGGCCTCTTCCTCGGCGCGGGCGGCAGGCTCGCCGACGCCGGGCCCTCTCTCTTCGTCGCCTACGCCGTGTGCGGCGTCTTCGCCTTCCTGGTCGTACGCGCCCTCGGCGAACTCGTCCTGTACCGCCCGTCCTCCGGTGCCTTCGTGTCCTACGCCCGGGAGTTCCTGGGCGAGAAGGGCGCCTACACGGCGGGCTGGATGTACTTCCTGAACTGGGCGACCACCGGCATCGCCGACATCACGGCGGTGGCCACCTACACGCACTACTGGGGCATGTTCTCCGACATCCCTCAATGGTTTATCGCATTGATCGCCCTCGCGGTCGTCCTGACCGTCAACCTGATCTCCGTCAAGATATTCGGTGAGCTGGAGTTCTGGTTCGCCATCGTCAAGGTCGGCGCGCTCGTCGTCTTCATGGCGATCGGCATCTTCCTGCTGGTCACCCAGCACCCGGTGGCGGGCCACCACCCCGGCCCGTCCCTGATCACCGACAACGGCGGCGTCTTCCCCAACGGCCTGCTGCCCATGTTGCTGATCATCCAGGGCGTCGTCTTCGCCTACGCCTCCGTCGAACTGGTCGGCGTGGCCGCCGGCGAGACCGAGAACCCCGAGAAGATCATGCCGAAGGCGATCAACTCGATCATGTGGCGCGTGGGCCTGTTCTACGTCGGCTCCGTCGTCCTGCTGTCCATGCTGCTGCCCTGGAACCAGTACAGCGCCGGGGAGAGCCCCTTCGTGACGGTCCTGTCGCACATCGGCGTCCCCGCGGCCGGCGACGTGATGAACCTGGTCGTGCTCACCGCCGCCATGTCCTCGCTGAACTCGGGCCTGTACTCCACCGGCCGCATCCTGCGCTCCATGGCCATGAGCGGCTCGGCCCCGAAGTTCACCGCGCGGATGAGCCGCAGCCAGGTCCCGTACGGCGGCATCCTCCTCACCAGCGGTATCTGTGTCCTCGGCGTGGGCCTCAACTACGTCGTCCCCGCCGACGCGTTCGAGATCGTCCTGAACTTCGCGGCGATCGGCATCCTCGCGACCTGGGGCATGATCATGCTCTGTCACCTGCTCTTCTGGCGGAAGACCCAGAGGGGCGAACTGATCCGGCCGTCGTACCGGCTGCCGGGCTCCCCCTGGACCGAAGGCGTGACGCTGGCGTTCCTCGCCGCCGTCCTGGTCCTCATGTACGCCGACGGCGGCGCCGGACGCACCACCGTGCTCTGTCTGCCGCTGATCGTCGCAGCACTGGTCGCGGGCTGGTACGCCATCCGCGGCCGGATATCCCGCACGTCCACCGGCGCAGACGCGTGA